TCATCGATGAGATCCACACCCTCGTGGGCGCCGGTGCCGCCGAAGGCGCCATCGACGCAGCTTCCATCCTGAAGCCGATGCTGGCCCGCGGGGAACTGCAGACCATTGGTGCCACCACTTTGGACGAGTACCGCAAGCACATCGAGAAGGATGCAGCACTTGAGCGGCGTTTCCAGCCGATCCAGGTCAACGAACCTTCCGTTGCGCACTCCATCGAAATCCTGAAGGGACTGCGGGACCGCTACGAAGCGCACCACCGCGTGTCCATCACGGATGCCGCGCTGACATCGGCGGCAACCCTGGCGGAGCGCTACATCAGCGACCGTTTCCTGCCGGACAAGGCCATTGACCTGATCGATGAGGCCGGCGCCCGCCTGCGGATCCGCCGTATGACGGCTCCGCCGGAGCTCAAGGAGATCGATGAGCGCATCTCTGCGCTGAAGCTGGAGAAAGAATCAGCCATCGATTCCCAGGACTTCGAAGGCGCTGCCAACCTGCGGGACAAGGAGCAGAAGCTCCATGACCAGCGGGCTGAAAAGGAGCGCCAGTGGAAGTCCGGCGGCCTGGATGACATTGCCGAGGTGGATGAGGAGCTCATCGCCGAGGTGCTGGCCAATTCCACCGGCATTCCCGTGGTCAAGCTCAACGAAGAAGAATCCACACGCCTGCTCAAGATGGAAGACGAGCTGCACAAGCGCGTCATCGGTCAGGATCAGGCCATCAAGTCCATCTCGCAGGCCATGCGCCGTACGCGGGCCGGACTTAAGGATCCCAAGCGTCCGGGCGGTTCCTTCATCTTCGCCGGTCCCACCGGTGTGGGTAAGACGGAGCTTGCCAAGGCACTGGCTGAATTCCTCTTCGGTGATGAAGAAGCACTCATCACGCTGGACATGTCCGAATACTCCGAGAAGCACACTGTTTCCCGGCTCTTCGGTGCCCCTCCGGGATATGTCGGATACGAAGAAGGCGGGCAGCTGACCGAAAAGGTCCGCCGCCGTCCGTTCTCCGTGGTCCTGTTCGACGAGGTGGAAAAGGCCCACGCGGACCTCTTCAACTCGCTGCTGCAGATCCTCGAAGACGGCCGCCTGACGGACAGCCAGGGCCGCGTGGTGGACTTCAAGAACACCATCATCATCATGACCACCAACCTGGGAACCCGGGACATCTCCAAGAGTGTCTCCACCGGTTTCCAGTCCGGCACCGACACCAAGACCGGTTACGACCGGATGCGGGCCCGGGTCACGGAGGAACTGCGTCAGCACTTCCGCCCCGAGTTCCTGAACCGTGTTGATGACACGGTGGTCTTCCCGCAGCTCACGCAGGACGAGATCGTGCAGATCGTGGACCTGTTCCTGGAACGCCTGGGCAAGCGCCTGGCGGACAAGGGCATGACCATTGAGCTGACCCCCGCGGCCAAGGTTCTGCTGGCCACACGGGGCTACGATCCCGCCATGGGTGCCCGGCCGCTGCGCCGGACCATCCAGCGCGAGATCGAGGACCAGCTCTCCGAGAAGATCCTGTTCGGGGATCTGAAGCCCGGAGAACTGGTGTCCGTGGATGTGGAGGGCGAAGGAGACGACGCCACCTTCACCTTCGAGGGACACGGCGTACCCAAGGCCCTCGAAGAGGCACCGTCCGCAATTGAGGCGGGCGTCGGCGACTAGCCTGCGGCGCAGTGTGAACAGATGCGCAGTTTGAACAGATGAAGGGACCCGGCGGGTATGCAGCCCGCCGGGTCCTTTCGCGTTTCCGGATCCCTTCCATTGCGTGCCTTGACAGCCGTTTTGCGGCGGGCAGTCCGTGCAGTCCTAGACTGGACCGGTGACTTCCACCACCATCACTGTCCGCCGAGCACGCACCTCCGATGTTCACCGCATTCGTTCCCTCGTGGCGCCCCTGGCCGACGAGCGGATCCTGGTGGCGAAGGAGGCGGTTGCCTACTACGAGGGGCTCCAGGAGTTCCGGATTGCGGAAGGGCCCGACGGCGAGGTGATTGGCTGCGGTGCGCTGCATGTCATGTGGGAAGACCTCGCCGAGGTGCGGACCCTGGCCGCGGACCGCCGCTGGCGCGGGCACGGCGTTGGCCACGTCCTGCTGGAGGCACTGCTGGCCGATGCCGTGGAGATTGGTGTGCAACGTGTCTTCTGCCTGACCTTTGAGGTGGACTTCTTCCGACGCCACGGATTCGAGGTGATGGCCAATCAGTCGGCCGTGGATCCGGAGGTCTACTCCGAACTGCTGCGCTCCCATGACGAGGGAGTGGCCGAGTTCCTGGACCTCGCGCGGGTCAAGCCCAACACCCTGGGGAACACCCGGATGATCCGCACGCTGTAGCGCCGCTGACGGGGCGGGTGTTCGCGATCAGGGGAACTGACCCTCATCGGCTGGCCTTTTGCTCCTGCCGGTGGAT
This genomic interval from Arthrobacter sunyaminii contains the following:
- a CDS encoding ATP-dependent Clp protease ATP-binding subunit — its product is MFERFTDRARRVVVLAQEEARMLNHNYIGTEHILLGLIHEGEGVAAKALESLSISLGAVREQVQEIIGQGQQAPSGHIPFTPRAKKVLELSLREALQLGHNYIGTEHILLGLIREGEGVAAQVLVKLGADLNRVRQQVIQLLSGYQGKEPVSSGGQQQEGQPAGSVVLDQFGRNLTQAARESKLDPVIGREHEMERVMQVLSRRTKNNPVLIGEPGVGKTAVVEGLAQAIVRGDVPETIKDKQLYTLDLGSLVAGSRYRGDFEERLKKVLKEIRTRGDIILFIDEIHTLVGAGAAEGAIDAASILKPMLARGELQTIGATTLDEYRKHIEKDAALERRFQPIQVNEPSVAHSIEILKGLRDRYEAHHRVSITDAALTSAATLAERYISDRFLPDKAIDLIDEAGARLRIRRMTAPPELKEIDERISALKLEKESAIDSQDFEGAANLRDKEQKLHDQRAEKERQWKSGGLDDIAEVDEELIAEVLANSTGIPVVKLNEEESTRLLKMEDELHKRVIGQDQAIKSISQAMRRTRAGLKDPKRPGGSFIFAGPTGVGKTELAKALAEFLFGDEEALITLDMSEYSEKHTVSRLFGAPPGYVGYEEGGQLTEKVRRRPFSVVLFDEVEKAHADLFNSLLQILEDGRLTDSQGRVVDFKNTIIIMTTNLGTRDISKSVSTGFQSGTDTKTGYDRMRARVTEELRQHFRPEFLNRVDDTVVFPQLTQDEIVQIVDLFLERLGKRLADKGMTIELTPAAKVLLATRGYDPAMGARPLRRTIQREIEDQLSEKILFGDLKPGELVSVDVEGEGDDATFTFEGHGVPKALEEAPSAIEAGVGD
- a CDS encoding amino-acid N-acetyltransferase, which codes for MTSTTITVRRARTSDVHRIRSLVAPLADERILVAKEAVAYYEGLQEFRIAEGPDGEVIGCGALHVMWEDLAEVRTLAADRRWRGHGVGHVLLEALLADAVEIGVQRVFCLTFEVDFFRRHGFEVMANQSAVDPEVYSELLRSHDEGVAEFLDLARVKPNTLGNTRMIRTL